CGACGCCACCGCGATTCTCGAAACGGTCCGCACGGGCAGTTCGGGTATCGGGCGCGGCGAGCGCATTCTGAAGGTGTGACGCGCGAGCGTTCAACTCGTCTCGATCCAGACCGGGCAGTGGCTGCACGAACCCGGTCCAGCAACAACTATATGCAGTATCTGAATCTCACTGAATCATCGAATTTAGCCAAGGAACCGACATGAAAGTTTTCTACGACAAGGACGCCGACCTCTCCCTCATCAAGGGCAAGCAAGTCACCATCATCGGCTATGGCTCGCAAGGCCATGCGCACGCGCTGAACCTGAAGGAAAGCGGCGTGAACATCACCGTCGGTCTGCGCAAGGGCGGCGCATCGTGGAGCAAGGCTGAGAACGCCGGCCTGCAGGTCAAGGAAGTGGCGGAAGCCGTCAAGGGCGCAGATGTGGTCATGATGCTGCTGCCGGACGAGCAGATCGCCGAAGTCTATGCGAAGGAAGTGCACGCCAACATCAAGCAAGGCGCGGCGCTCGCTTTCGCACACGGCTTCAACGTGCATTACGGCCAGGTGATTCCGCGTGCCGACCTCGACGTGATCATGATCGCGCCGAAGGCGCCGGGCCACACGGTTCGCGGCACCTACTCGCAAGGCGGCGGCGTGCCCCACCTGATCGCTGTCGCGCAGGACAAGTCGGGCGCAGCGCGTGACATCGCTCTCTCGTACGCTGCGGCGAACGGCGGCGGCCGTGCCGGCATCATCGAAACCAACTTCCGCGAAGAAACGGAAACCGACCTGTTCGGCGAACAGGCCGTGCTGTGCGGCGGTACGGTCGACCTGATCAAGGCCGGCTTCGAAACGCTGGTGGAAGCGGGCTACGCGCCGGAAATGGCGTACTTCGAATGCCTGCATGAACTGAAGCTGATCGTCGACCTGATCTACGAAGGCGGCATCGCGAACATGAACTACTCGATCTCGAACAACGCCGAATACGGCGAGTACGTGACGGGTCCGCGTATCGTGACGGCTGAAACGAAGAAGGCGATGAAGGCTGTGCTGACCGACATTCAAACGGGCGAGTACGCGAAGAGCTTCATCCTCGAAAACAAGGCCGGCGCGCCGACGCTGCAATCGCGCCGCCGTCTGACGGCCGAACATCAGATCGAACAGGTCGGTTCGAAGCTGCGCGCCATGATGCCGTGGATCGCGAAAAACAAGCTGGTCGATCAGTCGAAGAACTAAGCTAGTCTTGGGTTAGGTCCGGCGCGGCGCTGTGCCGCAACAGCCGGACAAATCAAAAAGCCGTCCAAGGGTGCTGAACCCTGGGCGGCTTTTGCTATCCTACGGTTTTACAAAAACACAGAAGCCATTCATGAATTACCCTCATCCGATCATCGCGCGAGAAGGCTGGCCGTTCATCGCCATCGCGGCCGTCGTTGCATTACTGATTCACTTCTTCGCGGGGTTCGGCGTTTCATGGCTGTTCTGGCTGCTGCTGATTTTCGTCGTGCAGTTCTTCCGCGACCCGGCACGCCCGATCCCCACTCAGGCAAATGCCGTGCTGTGCCCGGCCGACGGCCGTATCGTCGCAGTCGAAACCGCGCACGATCCGTATGCCAATCGTGAAGCGCTGAAGATCAGCGTGTTCATGAACGTCTTCAACGTCCACTCGCAACGCTCGCCGGTGGATGGCGCGATCTCCAAGGTCGAATATTTCCCGGGCGCGTATCTGAATGCCGCAGTGGACAAGGCTTCCACCGAAAACGAACGCAATGCGATCGTGATCGAAATGGCCGGCGGCCAGACTGTGACTTCGGTGCAGATCGCCGGTTTGATCGCGCGGCGCATTCTTTGCTACGTACGGGCAGGTGAGCCGCTCACCCGTGGCCAACGTTACGGATTTATCCGCTTCGGTTCGCGCGTCGACGTGTATCTGCCGGTGGGCAGCCGTCCGCGTGTGTCGATCGGCGAGAAGGTTTCCGCGTCGTCCACGATCCTCGCTGAACTATAAAGCGGCACCAAGGAGGTTTTCCGA
This genomic stretch from Paraburkholderia dioscoreae harbors:
- the ilvC gene encoding ketol-acid reductoisomerase; this encodes MKVFYDKDADLSLIKGKQVTIIGYGSQGHAHALNLKESGVNITVGLRKGGASWSKAENAGLQVKEVAEAVKGADVVMMLLPDEQIAEVYAKEVHANIKQGAALAFAHGFNVHYGQVIPRADLDVIMIAPKAPGHTVRGTYSQGGGVPHLIAVAQDKSGAARDIALSYAAANGGGRAGIIETNFREETETDLFGEQAVLCGGTVDLIKAGFETLVEAGYAPEMAYFECLHELKLIVDLIYEGGIANMNYSISNNAEYGEYVTGPRIVTAETKKAMKAVLTDIQTGEYAKSFILENKAGAPTLQSRRRLTAEHQIEQVGSKLRAMMPWIAKNKLVDQSKN
- a CDS encoding phosphatidylserine decarboxylase, with protein sequence MNYPHPIIAREGWPFIAIAAVVALLIHFFAGFGVSWLFWLLLIFVVQFFRDPARPIPTQANAVLCPADGRIVAVETAHDPYANREALKISVFMNVFNVHSQRSPVDGAISKVEYFPGAYLNAAVDKASTENERNAIVIEMAGGQTVTSVQIAGLIARRILCYVRAGEPLTRGQRYGFIRFGSRVDVYLPVGSRPRVSIGEKVSASSTILAEL